The Pseudomonas sp. TH06 genome contains the following window.
CATCTGGCCAAAATGCTCAGCACCCGGGCGGGCAGCGTGCAAACGCTGTCCGACTACGGGTTGCCCGATCTCAATGACATGCGTCTGAGCCTGCACGACTCCCTGAGTCAGGCCCGTCTGGCCATCGAAAACTTCATCGAAGCCTACGAGCCGCGCCTGAGCAACGTGCGTGTCATTTCCCTGCCGCGTGATCACGATCAGCTTCGCCTGTCCTTCAGTATCGAAGGCCTGCTGGAAGTTGAAGGTTTCAAGCGTCAGGTCAGTTTTTCCGCGCGCCTGGATGGCAGCGGTCAAGTGAAGGTCACCTAAGGATAACCCCGATGTCTGGCAAACCCGCAGCACGCGTATCCGACCCCACCGCTTGCCCGCTCCCCGGCCACGGTACCAACCCGATCGCCGCTGGTTCTGGCGACGTGTTCTTCGACGGCCTCGCGGCCGCCCGCGAAGGCGATGCCTCCGCGTGTGGTGGTGCGATGGTCGGCGGTTTGGCCACGACGGTGAAAATCAACGGCAAGTCTGCTGTCACGGTTGATTCCGTTGGCTCCCACGGCAACAAGGTTACGGCTGGGTCTTCGACGGTGATTATCGGGAATTCGCATTCGCCGGCGCCGTTTGTGCCGCCGTTGCCTGTGATTATTCCGGGAATATTCAATCGTGTTTTTGCCTTTAAAACTGCCAGTGGGAAAACGGTTGAAGGACTGAACTACAAAATAGTTTCGGAAAGTGGGATCGAGAAGTTTGGTACTGCAGTCGCAGGAACTTCTGCCAGTTTCTCAACTGGACAGAAACCTGAGCCCGTCTCGATCTTTGTAACATCGGAGTAAGATCTTGGAAACGATAGTTGAAATTGGTGGTGTGCCTTATACCTTTGTTACCGAAGATGGTGCTACTGCGTTAAGGCTTGATGACAAAACGACCGCCAGTAACGACACGGATCCTGGAACTTTAAATCTCCCTGAAGCGTGGTTGGTGACTCGTTCTAATGGCGTGCCTCTATTCGCTGTAAAACCAGATGTTTGTGATAAGCCTTTTCGCATCATGAGCGCTGAAAAATTATACGCTGAAAAAATTCAGTGGTTTGAGCCGCTGGCTGATTTCTACCGCGAGCGGTTGTGGGTTAACCCGAATAGCAATGTTGAGGGCTCGGAAGTTTACGACGCTTATCGACAGCATACGTGGCAATCAATTATTGACTTTGCAATCGTAGATAGGCCTTCGTTCGCTTACTATAAGAATCTTCCGGGTGATTGGAAAAAACAACCTGAAGGTGGGGCAAAATATCTTCTTTGTCTAGTTGAAGGTGATCCTTACTGGACAGATGGGCTAGGGCAAATTCCATTCGCAGTGGATACCTTTCGCAAATATTGGGAAGAAACCCGAGAAATTGATTCCGCGATTAGGAAGACGGGCCAGACTGGCTTGGATTGGGCAGATGGAACAATCGGCGGCAGCGATGATGGTAGTGAGAATGTCTACGATAACTTCATAATTATCAGGGCTTGTTTGTGGGCTTCCGAGAACTTTGAACTGGTACTAGAAAAAAGACCCCTGAGTGGTCAAAGATTTGGGATCGACGGTGCAACAGTTGCAAGTACCGTGTACAAGCCAGCCTCTAATGTGCGGCTAAAAACGTCAATTGATGCAGGCCTGTTGGCAAAATACAAAACATGGGAAGCATGATTGTGAAAGTTATCATTGGTGCCGCTATTTATCTGCTTGTTGGTTTTTTGTATTTCTACGTGCACGATGTTGGTGTTGTTTATTACAAGTTGCATGTGGGCTTTACAGATAGGGGGGCAGCAATAGGTGGTGTTGCAGAGCTGGTTTTTTATTTTTTTATATTTGTAAATTTTATAATTTTCTTTATTCCAAGGGTTTTATTCAAGCTGCTAGGGATAGCAGTAATGCTGAGTGTTGTGTTGTTTTATTTCTTGCCAGACAACCCGGTGCGAGCATTTGCCTACGGTGGCCTCACTACCAGTATGAGCTTCTTGGCGTTTGTGCTGCGCTTGAATTTTGAGCGGTGGCACTCCCGAAGCTTTATTTAAGCCGGCGCTCTACAGGATATTTTTTTGATGAGTTCCACTACCAGGCAGGTAATCCGTGTCCTTTAACCACTACTACCAAAGCGAACTTACCGCTCTGCGCCAACTCGGTCGCCGTTTCGCCGAGCGTAGTCCTGCGTTGGCGCCGTATCTGGGGCAGGCCGGGCGGGATCCGGACGTGGAGCGGTTGCTCGAAGGCTTTGCGTTTCTGACCGGGCGCTTGCGCCAGAAGCTCGATGACGAGTTGCCGGAACTCAGCCATTCGCTGATGCAACTGCTGTGGCCAAACTACATGCGTCCGCTGCCGGCGTTCAGCATTCTGCAGTTCGATCCGCTCAAACGTTCTGGTCCGGCGCTGAAAGTCGAGCGTGATACCCCCATCGAAAGCGTGCCGATCGAAGACGTGCGTTGCCGCTTCCGCACCTGCTATCCGACCGAAGTGTTGCCGCTGGATCTGGCCGCGCTGAATTACTCGGTGAAGGGCGACGGTTCGTTGCTCAGCCTGCGTCTGGAAATGAGCGCCGACGGCCACCTCGGTGAGCTGGAACTGAGCAAACTGCGCCTGCACTTTGCCGGTGAGCGTTACATCAGCCAGATGCTCTACCTGAGCCTGCTGCGTAACCTTGAAGGCATCGAATTGATCCCGCTCGACGGCGCCGGCAAGCCGATCGATGGCGTCAGCGGCAAGCCGATGGCGTTCAAGATCCCCGGTGACCGGGTCAAACCGGTGGGCTTTGCCGAAGAAGAAGCGTTGATCCCGTATCCGCTGAACACCTTCCGTGGCTATCGCTACCTGCAGGAATACTTCGCCTTCCAGGACAAGTTCCTGTTCGTCGACGTCAATGGCCTGGACATTCTCAAGGCGCTGCCGGAAGACACCCTCAAGCAGATGCGCGGCCTCGAATTGCGCTTCGATATCCGCAAGAGCGGCATCATGCGCATGCGTCCGACCCTGGATAACGTGAAGTTGTTCTGCACGCCAATTGCCAACCTGTTTGCGCACGACGCACTGCCGATTCGCCTCGATGGCAAACAGGACGAATACCTGCTGCTGCCGGCGGAATACGATCTGGAAAACTGCGGCGTGTTCTCGGTGGAAACCGTGACCGGCTGGAAGCCTGGCGGCCTCGGTTATCAGGAATACGTGCCGTTCGAGTCCTTCGAGCACGACCCGAGTTTCGACGTGCCCAACAGCCGTCCGCATTACAGCATCCGCCAGCGCTCGTCCTTGTTG
Protein-coding sequences here:
- a CDS encoding PAAR domain-containing protein, with product MSGKPAARVSDPTACPLPGHGTNPIAAGSGDVFFDGLAAAREGDASACGGAMVGGLATTVKINGKSAVTVDSVGSHGNKVTAGSSTVIIGNSHSPAPFVPPLPVIIPGIFNRVFAFKTASGKTVEGLNYKIVSESGIEKFGTAVAGTSASFSTGQKPEPVSIFVTSE
- the tssE gene encoding type VI secretion system baseplate subunit TssE yields the protein MDGYGSLFERLNGDAELRNGKSLEACAMASVAAHLAKMLSTRAGSVQTLSDYGLPDLNDMRLSLHDSLSQARLAIENFIEAYEPRLSNVRVISLPRDHDQLRLSFSIEGLLEVEGFKRQVSFSARLDGSGQVKVT
- the tssF gene encoding type VI secretion system baseplate subunit TssF, producing the protein MSFNHYYQSELTALRQLGRRFAERSPALAPYLGQAGRDPDVERLLEGFAFLTGRLRQKLDDELPELSHSLMQLLWPNYMRPLPAFSILQFDPLKRSGPALKVERDTPIESVPIEDVRCRFRTCYPTEVLPLDLAALNYSVKGDGSLLSLRLEMSADGHLGELELSKLRLHFAGERYISQMLYLSLLRNLEGIELIPLDGAGKPIDGVSGKPMAFKIPGDRVKPVGFAEEEALIPYPLNTFRGYRYLQEYFAFQDKFLFVDVNGLDILKALPEDTLKQMRGLELRFDIRKSGIMRMRPTLDNVKLFCTPIANLFAHDALPIRLDGKQDEYLLLPAEYDLENCGVFSVETVTGWKPGGLGYQEYVPFESFEHDPSFDVPNSRPHYSIRQRSSLLHDGLDTYLSFGIRHTEAHETLSIELMCTNQNLPRKLKLGDICMACEETPEFLSFRNITPATSSFAPPLNRDFLWKLISNMSLNYLSLADVNALKVILETYDLPRYYDQHAEKVSKRLLGGLKHIKHHHVDRLHRGLPVRGLRTELTIDPEGYIGEGDLFVFASVLNEFFALYASLNSFHELRVKSTQGEVYQWTPRMGLQPLL